A stretch of Desulfocurvus vexinensis DSM 17965 DNA encodes these proteins:
- a CDS encoding energy-coupling factor ABC transporter permease: protein MHMADALISPAVGGTMWAATAGLIAYSSKKVKEELDDHKVPLMGVLGAFIFAAQMINFTIPATGSSGHLGGGMILAILLGPYAAFLVMASVLTVQALFFADGGLLALGCNIFNLGFFPCFVAYPFIFKRIVGGQASQGRILTGAMVSAVIGLQLGAFGVVLQTLFSGISELPFGTFVLLMQPIHLAIGIVEGLVTAAVVGFVWKARPEIVTAVSSPSEGRSSMRTVLVGLSAIAILTGVALSWFASANPDGLEWAMFKTSGSEELENPEHGLHGSLAHLQEKTAFLPDYGFKTEGGEPEASAEAHTPWPAVDAGTSVAGLVGGILTLLMAGMIGLGLKRRRNNVK, encoded by the coding sequence ATGCACATGGCAGATGCTTTAATTTCACCGGCTGTCGGAGGTACCATGTGGGCGGCCACCGCCGGATTGATCGCTTACAGCTCCAAGAAGGTCAAAGAAGAGTTGGATGACCACAAGGTCCCGCTCATGGGGGTGTTGGGTGCGTTTATTTTCGCGGCCCAGATGATCAACTTCACCATTCCGGCCACAGGTTCCAGCGGCCACTTGGGAGGAGGGATGATCCTGGCGATCTTGCTCGGTCCTTATGCCGCCTTTCTCGTAATGGCCTCGGTTTTGACCGTCCAGGCGCTCTTTTTCGCCGACGGCGGCTTGCTGGCGCTAGGGTGCAACATTTTTAATCTGGGCTTTTTCCCCTGCTTCGTGGCCTATCCCTTCATTTTTAAACGCATCGTTGGCGGCCAGGCCAGTCAGGGCCGTATTCTTACCGGCGCTATGGTATCCGCTGTGATAGGCCTTCAATTGGGCGCCTTCGGCGTGGTTCTGCAGACCCTTTTTTCAGGCATTTCGGAACTGCCCTTCGGAACCTTCGTGCTGTTGATGCAGCCTATCCACCTGGCAATCGGCATTGTGGAAGGGCTGGTCACAGCCGCCGTGGTCGGTTTTGTCTGGAAAGCCCGTCCCGAAATCGTCACCGCCGTAAGCAGCCCATCCGAGGGGCGGTCATCCATGCGCACGGTTCTGGTCGGACTCTCAGCCATTGCTATTCTGACCGGCGTTGCCCTCAGTTGGTTCGCCTCAGCCAATCCGGATGGCCTGGAGTGGGCTATGTTCAAAACCTCGGGTAGCGAAGAGCTGGAGAACCCAGAGCACGGGTTGCATGGATCGTTGGCTCATCTCCAGGAAAAAACCGCCTTTTTACCCGATTATGGATTTAAAACCGAAGGTGGCGAACCCGAGGCCTCGGCCGAAGCACACACACCCTGGCCAGCAGTGGACGCGGGAACATCCGTGGCTGGCCTGGTGGGAGGGATTTTGACCCTTCTCATGGCCGGAATGATCGGTTTAGGACTGAAACGACGTAGAAATAATGTGAAATAG
- the cbiQ gene encoding cobalt ECF transporter T component CbiQ has product MLKIDQNLFDIGRMDTLATGDSSLHRLDPRAKLITTLVFIVTVVSFGKYELSALIPFFIFPVTLITAGDLPLTFLLRKVMIVAPFAIFIGIFNPLLDREILFQLGSIHISGGWVSYLSILMRFVLTVTAALTLIALTGFNTVCLALEKLGTPRPFVVQLLFLYRYIFVLTDEAARLVRARSLRVFGESKGMGFKPFVSMVGHLLLRTLDRAQRVHLAMRCRGFEGHIPILRSMHFGIKEVRHVTFWLLLFALLRFSNLPMKLGLLITGLFT; this is encoded by the coding sequence ATGTTAAAAATCGATCAAAACTTATTCGATATCGGCCGGATGGACACCCTGGCAACGGGCGATAGTTCTCTGCATCGTCTGGACCCAAGGGCTAAGCTGATTACCACGCTGGTTTTCATCGTGACCGTGGTCTCCTTTGGCAAATACGAGCTGTCGGCTCTGATCCCTTTTTTCATTTTCCCAGTGACCCTGATCACCGCCGGGGATCTGCCCTTGACCTTTTTGCTTCGCAAGGTGATGATCGTCGCCCCATTCGCTATCTTCATCGGTATCTTCAATCCTTTGTTGGATCGCGAGATCCTTTTCCAGCTGGGAAGCATCCATATTTCCGGTGGATGGGTCTCATACCTTTCTATTTTAATGCGTTTTGTCCTCACTGTTACAGCCGCTTTGACGCTTATCGCCTTGACCGGCTTCAACACCGTCTGCCTGGCCCTGGAAAAGTTAGGCACTCCCCGGCCTTTTGTGGTTCAGCTGCTCTTTCTCTACCGCTATATTTTTGTCCTTACGGACGAGGCCGCTCGCCTTGTGCGCGCCCGCTCGCTACGCGTCTTCGGAGAATCCAAAGGCATGGGCTTCAAGCCCTTCGTCTCCATGGTCGGTCACCTGTTGCTGCGTACGCTGGACCGAGCCCAGCGCGTTCATCTGGCCATGCGCTGTCGGGGTTTCGAGGGACATATTCCTATCCTTAGGTCGATGCACTTCGGCATCAAGGAAGTACGTCATGTGACCTTTTGGCTGCTGCTGTTTGCGCTGCTGCGGTTTTCCAACCTGCCCATGAAACTGGGCTTATTGATTACGGGATTATTCACATGA
- a CDS encoding energy-coupling factor ABC transporter ATP-binding protein: MSHHTIDAIDLHYVYPDGTMGLNGVSFHIGHGESVALVGANGAGKSTLLMHLNGCLTATQGVMRIGDYPVTAKNLKTVRRTVGMLFQDPDDQLFMPTVFDDVAFGPLNLGLPAVEVEQKVMQALETVGVPHLIKRPPYKLSGGEKRSAAIAAVLSMSPDILVMDEPSSSLDPRSRRRLIGLLKTFQHTKIIATHDLDMAMDLCQRTIVLHRGRITADGPTVEIFQNETLLAGSGLEKPLSMQHCPVCGKNSKSQKT, encoded by the coding sequence ATGAGCCACCACACCATTGACGCAATTGATCTGCACTACGTCTACCCGGACGGCACCATGGGGTTGAACGGAGTCTCGTTTCACATTGGTCACGGCGAATCAGTGGCGCTGGTGGGGGCCAACGGCGCCGGCAAGTCGACACTATTGATGCATCTCAACGGTTGCCTGACCGCTACTCAGGGCGTCATGCGCATCGGCGATTATCCCGTGACCGCCAAGAATCTCAAAACGGTTCGCCGCACGGTGGGCATGCTATTCCAAGACCCGGACGACCAATTGTTCATGCCCACGGTGTTTGACGATGTGGCTTTCGGTCCCCTTAACCTGGGTTTGCCAGCGGTGGAAGTGGAACAAAAAGTGATGCAGGCACTGGAAACCGTCGGCGTGCCTCACCTTATAAAACGACCGCCCTACAAGCTGTCCGGCGGAGAAAAACGTTCCGCAGCCATCGCGGCTGTGCTCTCCATGTCGCCGGACATTCTGGTAATGGACGAACCCAGCTCCAGCCTGGACCCACGCTCGCGCCGACGGCTGATCGGATTGCTAAAAACCTTTCAACACACCAAAATTATTGCCACCCATGACTTGGATATGGCCATGGACTTGTGCCAGCGCACCATCGTACTTCACCGGGGCCGGATTACGGCAGACGGGCCGACTGTCGAAATTTTCCAAAACGAAACCTTGCTGGCCGGCAGCGGTCTGGAAAAGCCGTTGAGCATGCAGCATTGCCCCGTGTGCGGTAAGAATAGTAAAAGCCAAAAAACCTAA
- a CDS encoding sirohydrochlorin cobaltochelatase, which translates to MITDPTLLRGQERVETSVEKSGVLRSIYQLAWGFFLFRPEKMEVGMRFMLRCVSFFFAVTLLFSGNVTKSHASGAYKAEHKNAIVLAMFGTTVESALDGLLNIRSQLMEKYPHTPVRIAFTSNIIRKKWQHRAEDPAYIKAHPEIPTDVLHVKTPLATIADLQNEGFDTIVLQPTHISMGEEFLDLHTYVDALMSMGTMKKAHYKPFHKIALGRPALGTYGTKAPYAEDIAAIAMVLAPDIELAKKEKAGILYMGHGNEFFPGNGGVYLELASVMRKMYPEVVTATGCVEGYPGIEDAIETMKLYGIKKVVLKPFMVVAGDHTLNDMSSDEEDSWKSILKKNGFEVICVNVGLGENDDFARIFVDHAIDAAADAGITLD; encoded by the coding sequence TTGATTACTGATCCGACCTTGCTCCGTGGACAGGAGCGCGTCGAAACATCTGTGGAAAAATCAGGGGTCCTCAGATCAATTTATCAATTGGCCTGGGGATTTTTCCTTTTCAGGCCGGAAAAGATGGAGGTTGGCATGAGATTTATGTTGAGATGCGTATCATTCTTTTTCGCGGTTACACTTCTATTTTCCGGGAATGTGACAAAAAGCCATGCAAGCGGCGCTTACAAGGCTGAACACAAAAATGCCATTGTGCTTGCCATGTTCGGTACCACGGTAGAGTCCGCCCTCGATGGACTCTTGAATATCCGTAGCCAGCTTATGGAAAAATACCCCCATACACCGGTGAGGATCGCTTTTACTTCAAACATCATTCGTAAAAAATGGCAGCACCGAGCAGAAGACCCTGCATATATCAAAGCGCATCCTGAAATTCCCACCGATGTTCTCCATGTAAAAACGCCCCTCGCGACAATCGCGGATTTGCAAAACGAGGGGTTTGACACCATTGTCCTGCAACCCACGCATATCTCCATGGGTGAAGAGTTTCTCGATTTGCACACATACGTTGACGCCTTGATGAGTATGGGAACGATGAAAAAAGCCCACTACAAACCATTCCATAAAATCGCGCTTGGCAGGCCGGCACTGGGCACCTATGGTACCAAAGCCCCATATGCGGAAGATATTGCCGCGATTGCTATGGTCTTGGCCCCGGATATTGAATTGGCGAAGAAGGAAAAAGCCGGCATTCTCTATATGGGCCACGGAAATGAGTTTTTCCCCGGCAACGGCGGTGTTTATCTCGAATTGGCATCGGTCATGCGCAAGATGTATCCAGAGGTGGTTACAGCAACGGGTTGTGTCGAAGGCTACCCCGGTATTGAAGACGCTATTGAAACTATGAAGTTGTATGGAATAAAAAAGGTCGTTCTCAAACCCTTCATGGTTGTCGCCGGTGATCACACGCTTAATGATATGTCAAGCGATGAAGAGGATTCCTGGAAATCCATATTAAAGAAAAATGGATTTGAAGTTATCTGCGTAAACGTGGGGCTTGGTGAAAACGATGATTTCGCCAGGATTTTTGTTGACCATGCAATAGATGCTGCCGCGGATGCCGGGATAACACTTGATTGA
- a CDS encoding ATP-binding cassette domain-containing protein → MNIAPGNRVALVGQNGSGKTTLIKLLTFTNGITIC, encoded by the coding sequence CTGAACATTGCCCCAGGGAACAGGGTCGCCCTGGTCGGCCAGAACGGCTCCGGGAAAACGACGCTCATCAAGCTGCTAACTTTTACAAATGGAATCACTATTTGTTGA
- a CDS encoding NfeD family protein, translating into MKYGLITVLICIVIYEIFEHIILPLFWRIRYRKRNSACGPEGMIGKKCTVQQWNGTSGKVRVGAELWNASSPTPLIPGDEPVVKSIEGLTLRVSSQLERLPDLPIKRFDKDHAHDSSK; encoded by the coding sequence ATGAAATATGGCCTGATTACAGTACTCATCTGCATCGTCATTTATGAGATCTTCGAGCATATCATCTTACCGTTGTTCTGGAGGATTCGATATCGCAAGCGGAATTCAGCTTGCGGTCCTGAGGGCATGATTGGAAAAAAATGTACGGTCCAGCAGTGGAACGGAACCAGCGGCAAGGTAAGGGTTGGCGCTGAACTGTGGAATGCGAGCAGCCCTACACCGCTGATTCCGGGAGACGAGCCGGTGGTCAAGAGCATCGAAGGGCTGACGTTGCGGGTTTCATCTCAATTGGAAAGGTTGCCCGATTTACCGATAAAGAGGTTCGACAAGGATCATGCACATGATTCCTCAAAATAG
- a CDS encoding diheme cytochrome c, whose protein sequence is MNISRNRIMWWVSLLMLLVVFAPTISADDDDKRHQRSERKYKENNHRGDKNLKPVSSAAYADSCGACHFAYQPELLPAGSWKQILDGTDDHFGEAVDLDEGARLEISGYLASNAADKSSAKLAGEIMRCLGGTTPLRITDIPCIRKEHHEITPQTVQRKAVGSLSNCIACHRTAENGVYDDDDVSIPE, encoded by the coding sequence ATGAACATTTCGCGTAATAGAATCATGTGGTGGGTATCGCTGTTAATGCTTTTGGTTGTCTTTGCACCGACCATAAGTGCAGACGATGACGATAAAAGGCATCAACGCAGTGAGCGCAAATACAAAGAAAATAATCATAGGGGTGACAAGAACCTGAAACCGGTCAGCAGCGCCGCCTATGCCGACTCATGCGGTGCCTGCCATTTTGCCTATCAACCGGAATTATTGCCAGCCGGTTCGTGGAAACAAATTCTTGACGGCACCGATGATCATTTCGGAGAGGCGGTAGACCTCGATGAGGGCGCAAGGCTTGAAATTAGTGGTTATCTGGCATCAAATGCCGCAGATAAATCATCTGCCAAATTGGCTGGAGAAATAATGCGCTGCCTGGGGGGAACGACGCCGCTGCGAATCACCGACATTCCTTGTATTCGCAAGGAGCATCATGAAATCACACCGCAGACGGTCCAAAGAAAGGCTGTCGGTTCATTGTCGAATTGTATCGCCTGCCATCGAACTGCGGAAAACGGCGTATACGACGATGATGACGTATCCATTCCTGAATAA
- a CDS encoding cation-translocating P-type ATPase, translating into MTDPREGMKKESLKGTPSGAAVLDLGGMSGLSEENARVRFEDEGPNELPTQKKRSLLTIGLEVAREPMFLMLVAAGSLYLLMGEPADALMLLGFVFVVMAITIIQERRTERSLEALRDLSSPRALVIRDGVHRRIAGREVVRGDLVVLCEGDRVPADGLLRRGINLSTDESLLTGESVPVRKVASEKVQGLDKPGGDDLPSVFSGTLVTAGQGIAEIVATGVDSQLGKIGKALERVEPEPTLLQKETRRLVRTFAIVGLMACALVVVVFAVTRGGGADVWKQGLLAGIAMAMATLPEEFPVVLTVFLALGAWRISRSQVLTRRMPAVETLGAATVLCVDKTGTLTQNRMTLRKLAVSASTVDLANHQDGLPEELHSLLENSILASKRDPFDPMERALHEAGDRLIKDTEHLHPGWSLAHEYLLTPSLLAVSHAWLTGNGDEVVVASKGAPEAIADLCHLSAEDHQVLTRQVDSLSSQGLRVLGVAQGFASRGNLPEAHHDLSLELVGLLGFEDPLRPTVPAAVAECRAAGVRVVMITGDYPTTAQSIARQAGLSNCDMVISGAELDRMSDENLAERIKQVQVFARVVPEQKLRIVNALKANREVVAMTGDGVNDAPALKAAHIGIAMGGRGTDVARESASLVLLDDDFSSIVAAVRLGRRIFDNIKKAIAFILAVHVPIAGLSMIPVFFADWPLLLLPVHIVFLELIIDPACSLIFEAEHAEANVMRRPPRNPDERLFSMRTIGVAVMQGLSVLAVCLGVFLLARSSHSAEVARALTFATLVVAFIVIILVNRSWTRSAFAMLRVPNTALKWVVFGACLFLAVVLAVPFAQRLFYFAPLHPVDLVFSLGAGLVCVLWFELLKLTRRYQGA; encoded by the coding sequence ATGACCGATCCGCGTGAAGGCATGAAAAAGGAGTCACTAAAAGGGACCCCGTCCGGCGCTGCGGTTCTGGACCTTGGGGGGATGTCCGGACTCAGCGAAGAAAATGCTCGCGTCCGGTTTGAGGATGAAGGTCCGAACGAGCTTCCGACACAGAAAAAGCGCAGTCTGCTGACCATCGGCCTGGAGGTTGCCCGTGAGCCCATGTTTCTCATGCTCGTTGCCGCCGGAAGCTTGTACCTTCTCATGGGCGAGCCGGCCGACGCGCTGATGCTGCTCGGCTTCGTGTTTGTCGTCATGGCTATTACCATCATCCAGGAACGGCGCACTGAACGCTCGCTTGAAGCGCTGCGCGATCTGTCGAGTCCCCGCGCCCTGGTTATTCGCGATGGCGTGCATCGGCGTATCGCTGGCCGCGAGGTGGTCAGGGGCGACCTGGTCGTCCTTTGCGAAGGCGACCGGGTGCCAGCAGATGGACTGTTGCGACGCGGCATCAACCTTTCGACGGATGAGTCGCTGTTGACCGGCGAATCCGTCCCAGTCAGGAAAGTCGCATCGGAAAAAGTGCAAGGTTTGGACAAACCGGGTGGCGATGACCTGCCCTCGGTATTCTCCGGAACCTTGGTCACCGCCGGCCAGGGCATTGCCGAGATTGTTGCCACCGGAGTCGATTCGCAGCTCGGAAAGATCGGCAAGGCGCTGGAGCGTGTCGAGCCGGAACCGACCCTTTTGCAGAAAGAAACAAGGCGACTTGTTCGCACCTTCGCCATTGTGGGGCTCATGGCCTGCGCACTTGTGGTCGTGGTCTTTGCGGTCACGCGCGGAGGGGGCGCCGATGTCTGGAAGCAAGGCTTGCTCGCCGGCATTGCCATGGCCATGGCCACCCTGCCCGAAGAGTTCCCGGTGGTGTTAACGGTCTTTTTGGCCCTGGGCGCCTGGCGCATCTCGCGCAGCCAGGTACTGACCCGGCGGATGCCGGCAGTGGAAACGCTTGGGGCGGCCACGGTCCTGTGCGTCGATAAGACCGGAACGCTAACCCAAAACCGGATGACCCTGCGCAAGCTTGCTGTATCCGCAAGCACCGTCGATTTGGCGAATCACCAGGATGGGCTGCCCGAGGAGCTGCATAGCCTGCTCGAAAACTCCATCCTGGCCAGCAAGCGTGACCCCTTCGACCCCATGGAGCGGGCGCTGCACGAGGCCGGCGACCGGCTGATCAAAGACACGGAACACCTGCATCCGGGGTGGTCCCTGGCACACGAGTACCTGCTAACCCCAAGCTTGCTTGCCGTGAGTCATGCGTGGCTCACAGGAAATGGCGACGAAGTTGTAGTGGCATCCAAAGGGGCTCCCGAGGCCATCGCGGATCTCTGCCATCTGAGTGCGGAAGATCACCAGGTGCTTACTCGACAAGTGGATTCCCTTTCGTCTCAGGGCCTTCGCGTTCTCGGGGTCGCACAGGGATTCGCGAGCAGGGGGAATTTACCCGAGGCACATCACGACCTTTCACTGGAGCTGGTCGGCCTGCTCGGGTTCGAGGATCCTTTGCGTCCGACAGTACCTGCTGCTGTCGCTGAATGCCGGGCTGCCGGTGTTCGCGTGGTGATGATCACCGGCGACTATCCCACCACCGCCCAGAGCATCGCCCGGCAGGCCGGGCTTTCGAATTGCGATATGGTGATCTCCGGCGCTGAGCTCGACCGGATGTCGGACGAGAATTTGGCTGAGCGAATAAAGCAAGTGCAGGTTTTCGCCCGTGTCGTTCCTGAACAGAAGCTGCGCATCGTCAACGCGCTCAAGGCCAACCGGGAGGTGGTTGCCATGACCGGCGACGGGGTCAATGACGCCCCGGCGCTAAAAGCGGCCCATATCGGCATTGCCATGGGCGGTCGCGGCACGGACGTGGCCCGCGAATCCGCATCTCTGGTGCTGCTGGACGATGATTTTTCATCCATCGTCGCCGCTGTGCGCCTCGGGCGGCGCATTTTCGACAACATTAAGAAAGCAATCGCCTTTATTCTGGCGGTGCACGTACCCATCGCGGGGTTGTCGATGATTCCGGTTTTCTTTGCCGACTGGCCGCTGCTTTTGCTACCGGTCCACATTGTGTTCCTGGAGTTGATCATCGACCCGGCCTGTTCTCTGATCTTCGAGGCCGAGCATGCCGAGGCCAATGTGATGCGGCGGCCTCCGCGGAACCCGGATGAGAGACTTTTTTCAATGCGGACCATCGGCGTCGCCGTGATGCAAGGTCTCAGTGTTCTGGCAGTCTGCCTGGGTGTGTTCCTGCTGGCCCGATCCAGCCACTCGGCAGAAGTCGCACGGGCGCTGACCTTTGCCACCCTGGTCGTGGCCTTCATTGTCATCATTCTCGTCAACCGCTCGTGGACCAGGTCCGCCTTTGCCATGCTGCGCGTTCCCAATACGGCCTTGAAATGGGTGGTATTCGGTGCATGCCTCTTCCTGGCGGTTGTCCTTGCAGTACCGTTTGCACAGCGCCTTTTTTACTTCGCGCCGCTTCACCCGGTGGATTTGGTTTTCAGCTTGGGGGCCGGATTGGTCTGCGTTCTGTGGTTCGAATTACTGAAACTCACCAGACGATACCAGGGGGCCTGA